The following coding sequences lie in one Isoptericola variabilis 225 genomic window:
- the yicI gene encoding alpha-xylosidase, with amino-acid sequence MKFTDGYWQTRRGISPLYAVEVDDVRVDEAAGTMTVYAPTAAIRHRGDTLNRPMVTVTYSSPAPGVVKVRVEHHAGAASSGPAFAVTAQDGYRPVVKVDEHAGVLETGGLTVRVHRGGRWHVDFEHDGRALTSSLPKSVGVMTAEHGPLAGGSWVHEQLTLEPGEHVYGLGERFGPFVKNGQAVDIWNEDGGTSSEQAYKNVPLYLTSKGYGVFVAHPERVSFEVASEVNTRVQFSVEGQALEYYVIAGPTPKDVLRRYTGLTGRPARVPDWSYGLWLSTSFTTDYDEKTVTSFIDGMAERDLPLSVFHFDCFWMREYQWCDFEWDPRTFPDPEGMLARLHERGLKVCVWINPYIAQRSPLFAEGAEKGYLLRTADGGVWQWDMWQAGMGLVDFTNPEATAWYTGHLERLLDQGVDCFKTDFGERIPTDGVVWHDGSDPRKMHNYYAQLYNEAVFRLLERRRGAGEAVVFARSATAGGQQLPVHWGGDCDSTYASMAESLRGGLSLSLSGFGYWSHDIGGFEGTPDAGVFKRWLAFGLLSSHSRLHGSSSYRVPWAFDEEAVDVARRFTHLKMSLMPYLGRLGEEAHATGTPVMRPMVLEFPHDRGTYGVDTQYMLGDALLVAPVLDAAGRVEYYVPEGTWTRLLPDDATGRPETVTGPRWVTETHGYDSLPLLVRPGSVLPVGSRTDRPDYAWAEDVTLHCVGLEDGHDTVTTVPGGSGAPATFRVRRDGGAVVVTSDDAPAGWTVQVGGRRAGATGPGEVRIQL; translated from the coding sequence ATGAAGTTCACCGACGGCTACTGGCAGACGCGACGCGGGATCAGCCCGCTCTACGCGGTCGAGGTCGACGACGTCCGCGTCGACGAGGCGGCGGGCACGATGACGGTCTACGCGCCGACGGCGGCGATCCGCCACCGCGGCGACACGCTCAACCGCCCGATGGTCACGGTCACGTACTCCTCGCCCGCGCCGGGCGTGGTCAAGGTGCGCGTCGAGCACCACGCGGGGGCGGCGTCGTCGGGCCCGGCGTTCGCCGTGACCGCGCAGGACGGCTACCGGCCCGTGGTCAAGGTCGACGAGCACGCGGGCGTGCTCGAGACCGGCGGGCTCACCGTGCGCGTGCACCGCGGCGGGCGCTGGCACGTCGACTTCGAGCACGACGGGCGCGCGCTCACGTCGAGCCTGCCGAAGTCGGTCGGGGTCATGACGGCCGAGCACGGGCCCCTCGCGGGCGGCTCGTGGGTGCACGAGCAGCTCACGCTCGAGCCGGGCGAGCACGTGTACGGGCTGGGGGAGCGGTTCGGGCCGTTCGTCAAGAACGGCCAGGCCGTCGACATCTGGAACGAGGACGGCGGCACGTCGAGCGAGCAGGCCTACAAGAACGTGCCGCTCTACCTCACGAGCAAGGGCTACGGCGTGTTCGTGGCGCACCCCGAGCGGGTCTCGTTCGAGGTCGCCTCCGAGGTCAACACGCGCGTGCAGTTCTCGGTCGAGGGCCAGGCGCTCGAGTACTACGTCATCGCGGGGCCGACCCCCAAGGACGTGCTGCGGCGCTACACCGGCCTGACCGGCAGGCCCGCGCGCGTGCCGGACTGGTCGTACGGGCTGTGGCTGTCGACGTCGTTCACGACCGACTACGACGAGAAGACGGTCACGAGCTTCATCGACGGCATGGCCGAGCGCGACCTGCCGCTGAGCGTCTTCCACTTCGACTGCTTCTGGATGCGCGAGTACCAGTGGTGCGACTTCGAGTGGGACCCGCGCACGTTCCCGGACCCCGAGGGCATGCTGGCCCGGCTGCACGAGCGCGGCCTCAAGGTGTGCGTGTGGATCAACCCGTACATCGCGCAGCGCTCCCCGCTGTTCGCGGAGGGCGCCGAGAAGGGCTACCTGCTGCGCACGGCCGACGGCGGCGTCTGGCAGTGGGACATGTGGCAGGCCGGGATGGGGCTGGTCGACTTCACCAACCCCGAGGCGACCGCGTGGTACACCGGCCACCTCGAGCGCCTGCTCGACCAGGGCGTCGACTGCTTCAAGACCGACTTCGGCGAGCGGATCCCGACGGACGGCGTCGTCTGGCACGACGGCTCGGACCCGCGCAAGATGCACAACTACTACGCCCAGCTCTACAACGAGGCCGTCTTCCGGCTGCTCGAGCGCCGTCGCGGCGCGGGCGAGGCGGTCGTGTTCGCGCGGTCGGCGACCGCGGGCGGTCAGCAGCTGCCCGTCCACTGGGGCGGCGACTGCGACTCGACCTACGCGTCGATGGCCGAGTCGCTGCGCGGCGGCCTGTCGCTGTCGCTGTCCGGGTTCGGGTACTGGAGCCACGACATCGGCGGGTTCGAGGGCACGCCCGACGCCGGCGTCTTCAAGCGCTGGCTCGCCTTCGGCCTGCTGTCGAGCCACTCGCGCCTGCACGGCTCGTCGTCGTACCGCGTCCCGTGGGCGTTCGACGAGGAGGCCGTCGACGTCGCGCGCCGGTTCACGCACCTGAAGATGTCGCTCATGCCCTACCTCGGCCGGCTCGGCGAGGAGGCGCACGCGACAGGCACGCCCGTGATGCGGCCCATGGTCCTCGAGTTCCCGCACGACCGCGGCACCTACGGCGTCGACACCCAGTACATGCTCGGCGACGCGCTGCTCGTCGCCCCGGTGCTCGACGCCGCCGGGCGGGTCGAGTACTACGTGCCCGAGGGCACGTGGACCCGTCTGCTGCCCGACGACGCGACGGGCCGTCCCGAGACGGTCACCGGCCCGCGGTGGGTCACCGAGACGCACGGCTACGACAGCCTGCCGCTGCTCGTGCGCCCGGGTAGCGTCCTGCCCGTGGGCTCGCGCACCGACCGGCCGGACTACGCGTGGGCCGAGGACGTCACGCTGCACTGCGTCGGTCTCGAGGACGGGCACGACACGGTGACGACCGTCCCCGGCGGGAGCGGCGCGCCCGCGACGTTCCGCGTGCGGCGCGACGGGGGCGCCGTCGTCGTGACGAGCGACGACGCACCTGCAGGATGGACCGTCCAGGTCGGCGGCCGCCGCGCCGGCGCGACCGGACCCGGAGAAGTGAGGATCCAGCTGTGA
- a CDS encoding beta-galactosidase, which translates to MTQAEGAGARFAALTDDVGLLYGGDYNPEQWDPATWREDARLMQEAGVNLVTVGVFSWARYEPRPGVRDFAWLDEVIELLHAHGVGVDLATPTASPPAWLGHLYPETLPVDADGVRLVAGSRNHFSPASRVYREHALAIAADLVDRYADHPAVRMWHVGNEFGQVCYGDESAREFRRWLRERYGTIERLNQAWGTTFWSQRYDDWEEILPPRRMPYHPNPTQALDFRRYSSDQLLALYREQRDLVRARDPRRPITTNLMGFFPLADYWSWADDLDVVADDAYPDPGDPDAPADSALTQDLVRSLGGGRPWVLMEQAAGAVSWRDHNLPKSPERSRLESLQAVARGADGVCFFQWRASRAGAERFHSAMLPHAGPDTRAHAGIRRLGADLRRLRPVVGTRVAATVALLFDWESWWAAHELARPTTRLDTLAQLRAWYRPLWEAGVAADVVHPRTALDPYDVVLVPQTYLLDERAAAGVTVAVERGASAVVGPFTGVADENAHVRTGRFPALLRDLLRVGGEEWAPLPDGGVRLVVEPDGWRSAAGVAADAHAAIFGEALRAEGATVLARFAEGHLAGLPAVTCARTGAGHAWYVGTVPDAPLLERVVGDALDAAGVAPVLPGVRAVDGLEAVRRGDALFLLNHSDVDARVPVPAPATDLLTGAPVDGEAHVPATGAVVLIERQR; encoded by the coding sequence ATGACGCAGGCCGAGGGCGCGGGGGCGCGGTTCGCCGCGCTCACGGACGACGTCGGGCTGCTGTACGGCGGGGACTACAACCCCGAGCAGTGGGACCCGGCCACCTGGCGCGAGGACGCGCGGCTCATGCAGGAGGCGGGCGTCAACCTCGTGACCGTCGGGGTGTTCTCCTGGGCCCGGTACGAGCCGCGTCCCGGCGTCCGTGACTTCGCCTGGCTCGACGAGGTGATCGAGCTGCTGCACGCGCACGGCGTGGGCGTGGACCTGGCGACGCCGACAGCGTCGCCGCCCGCCTGGCTCGGGCACCTCTACCCGGAGACCCTGCCCGTCGACGCCGACGGCGTGCGGCTCGTGGCCGGATCCCGCAACCACTTCTCGCCGGCGTCGCGCGTGTACCGCGAGCACGCGCTCGCGATCGCCGCCGACCTGGTGGACCGGTACGCGGACCACCCCGCCGTGCGGATGTGGCACGTCGGCAACGAGTTCGGCCAGGTCTGCTACGGCGACGAGTCGGCGCGGGAGTTCCGCCGGTGGCTGCGCGAGCGCTACGGCACCATCGAGCGCCTCAACCAGGCCTGGGGCACGACGTTCTGGTCCCAGCGCTACGACGACTGGGAGGAGATCCTCCCGCCGCGGCGCATGCCCTACCACCCCAACCCGACGCAGGCGCTCGACTTCCGGCGGTACTCGTCCGACCAGCTCCTCGCTCTCTACCGCGAGCAGCGCGACCTCGTCCGCGCGCGCGACCCGCGGCGGCCGATCACCACCAACCTCATGGGCTTCTTCCCGCTCGCGGACTACTGGTCCTGGGCGGACGACCTCGACGTGGTGGCCGACGACGCCTACCCGGACCCCGGCGACCCCGACGCGCCGGCCGACTCGGCGCTGACCCAGGACCTCGTGCGCTCGCTCGGCGGCGGGCGGCCGTGGGTGCTCATGGAGCAGGCGGCGGGGGCCGTGAGCTGGCGCGACCACAACCTCCCCAAGTCCCCCGAGCGGTCACGGCTCGAGTCGCTCCAGGCGGTCGCGCGCGGCGCGGACGGCGTGTGCTTCTTCCAGTGGCGCGCCTCGCGCGCGGGGGCCGAGCGGTTCCACTCGGCGATGCTTCCCCACGCGGGTCCCGACACGCGGGCCCACGCCGGGATCCGGCGCCTCGGCGCCGACCTGCGTCGGCTCCGACCGGTCGTCGGCACCCGGGTCGCCGCCACGGTCGCGCTGCTCTTCGACTGGGAGTCGTGGTGGGCCGCCCACGAGCTCGCCCGACCCACGACGAGGCTCGACACGCTCGCGCAGCTGCGGGCGTGGTACCGCCCGCTGTGGGAGGCCGGGGTCGCGGCGGACGTCGTCCACCCACGGACGGCCCTCGACCCCTACGACGTCGTGCTCGTGCCGCAGACGTACCTGCTCGACGAGCGCGCGGCAGCCGGCGTGACCGTGGCCGTCGAGCGGGGCGCCAGCGCCGTCGTCGGACCGTTCACCGGCGTCGCCGACGAGAACGCGCACGTGCGCACCGGCCGGTTCCCCGCCCTCCTGCGTGACCTGCTGCGCGTCGGCGGCGAGGAGTGGGCGCCGCTGCCCGACGGCGGCGTCCGGCTGGTCGTCGAACCGGACGGCTGGCGGAGCGCGGCCGGCGTCGCCGCGGACGCGCACGCCGCGATCTTCGGCGAGGCGCTGCGTGCCGAGGGCGCGACGGTCCTCGCGCGGTTCGCCGAGGGACACCTCGCCGGCCTGCCCGCCGTGACGTGCGCCCGGACGGGCGCGGGCCACGCCTGGTACGTCGGCACGGTCCCCGACGCACCCCTGCTCGAGCGGGTCGTCGGCGACGCGCTCGACGCGGCGGGGGTCGCCCCCGTCCTGCCCGGCGTCCGTGCCGTCGACGGGCTCGAGGCCGTGCGCCGTGGCGACGCCCTGTTCCTGCTCAACCACTCCGACGTCGACGCCCGGGTCCCGGTCCCGGCACCGGCGACGGACCTGCTCACCGGAGCGCCGGTGGACGGCGAGGCGCACGTCCCCGCCACGGGCGCCGTCGTCCTGATCGAGAGGCAACGATGA
- a CDS encoding glycosyl hydrolase family 95 catalytic domain-containing protein: protein MSGVQRRHTSAPDQPSGRPEQHSTAGLPRNLANLDRADDAAAPDELHLLRYDRPASKWIEALPVGNGHRAAMCAGRPARERLWLNDVTAWSGPPPDDPLAGTRARGPEHLDRVRRAVDEGDVRTAERLLQDLQTPWVQAYLPLAELEVSVVPGEGNGPTDDVTFAGRHLDLRTAVATHAWTSPGTGRVVQETWADARGGVLVHVVRAERPVRAEVRVSSLLRRADEVRPDADRGAGPADGGARLHAVLDLPVDVAPGHEPVDDPVRYAPDGRQGVVAVAALGDPEAVVEQDVLRTATARCHVLAVATATTDPPGDVPADRSAASRVAAMLREAGSVAVPGPAGDGARTALARELRAAHVAAHRRLYDRCRLVLPTPPEALGLPTDVRVAAAQHRPDPGLAALAFHHGRYLLAASSRDGGLPATLQGIWNAELPGPWSSAYTLNINTQMAYWPAEVTGLAECHEPLLRLVARIAAGPGGVVARELYGTDGWTAHHNSDAWAHAAPVGAGHGDASWAAWAMGGLWLAQHLVEHHRFAADTDGDAFLRDVAWPVLEGAARFALGWVRTETDADSGRVVRAWTSPSTSPENRFTADDGAPAAVTTSVTMDVALVRWLAEACREAAEVLGRRDAWVDRLVEVAAALPHPRAGARGELLEWDRERPEAEPEHRHLSHLVGLFPLGTLDSATTPDLAAAAERTLELRGPESTGWSLAWRVALWARLGRAGRAHEQVLLALRPAADGRHGGEHRGGLYPNLFSAHPPFQVDGNCGLTAGIAEMLLQSHRSVDGTPALDVLPALPDAWPDGRVTGLRARGGLRVDLVWRAGRAERVRVHGPRERDAAVVVRVPGGPPAGTALRVPRGATVTFEPTTGDARVAGPVARS, encoded by the coding sequence ATGTCCGGTGTCCAGCGTCGCCACACCTCCGCCCCCGACCAGCCCTCCGGCCGCCCAGAGCAGCACAGCACGGCTGGTTTGCCGCGCAATCTCGCCAATCTCGACCGCGCGGACGACGCCGCCGCACCGGACGAGCTGCATCTGCTGCGGTACGACCGTCCCGCGTCGAAATGGATCGAAGCGCTTCCGGTCGGGAACGGGCACCGCGCCGCCATGTGCGCCGGACGGCCCGCCCGCGAGCGCCTGTGGCTCAACGACGTCACCGCGTGGTCGGGCCCGCCCCCGGACGACCCGCTCGCCGGCACGCGCGCACGCGGGCCCGAGCACCTCGACCGGGTGCGTCGCGCGGTCGACGAGGGCGACGTGCGCACCGCCGAACGCCTGCTCCAGGACCTCCAGACGCCGTGGGTGCAGGCATACCTCCCCCTGGCCGAGCTCGAGGTGTCCGTGGTCCCCGGCGAGGGGAACGGGCCGACGGACGACGTGACGTTCGCCGGGCGGCACCTCGACCTGCGCACCGCGGTCGCCACGCACGCGTGGACGTCGCCCGGGACCGGCCGGGTCGTCCAGGAGACGTGGGCCGACGCGCGCGGCGGCGTGCTCGTGCACGTCGTCCGTGCCGAGCGGCCTGTGCGCGCCGAGGTGCGCGTGAGCTCCCTGCTGCGACGGGCCGACGAGGTGCGCCCCGACGCGGACCGGGGCGCCGGACCCGCGGACGGCGGGGCGCGCCTGCACGCGGTGCTGGACCTGCCCGTCGACGTCGCGCCCGGTCACGAGCCGGTCGACGACCCGGTCCGGTACGCACCGGACGGCAGGCAGGGAGTCGTCGCGGTCGCCGCGCTCGGCGACCCGGAGGCCGTCGTCGAGCAGGACGTGCTGCGGACCGCCACCGCCCGGTGCCACGTGCTCGCCGTCGCCACGGCCACGACCGACCCGCCGGGCGACGTGCCCGCAGACCGGTCCGCCGCGAGCCGCGTCGCCGCGATGCTCCGTGAGGCGGGGTCCGTCGCCGTGCCGGGTCCGGCGGGCGATGGTGCGCGTACCGCCCTCGCCCGCGAGCTGCGCGCGGCGCACGTCGCCGCCCACCGCCGGCTCTACGACCGCTGCCGCCTCGTGCTCCCCACCCCGCCCGAGGCGCTCGGCCTGCCGACCGACGTCCGCGTCGCGGCGGCGCAGCACCGGCCCGACCCGGGCCTCGCCGCGCTCGCGTTCCACCACGGGCGCTACCTGCTCGCCGCGTCGTCGCGCGATGGCGGCCTGCCGGCGACGCTCCAGGGCATCTGGAACGCGGAGCTGCCCGGTCCCTGGAGCAGCGCCTACACGCTCAACATCAACACGCAGATGGCGTACTGGCCGGCCGAGGTCACGGGGCTGGCCGAGTGCCACGAACCGCTGCTGCGCCTCGTCGCCCGGATCGCCGCCGGGCCGGGCGGCGTCGTCGCGCGCGAGCTCTACGGCACCGACGGCTGGACCGCTCATCACAACTCGGACGCGTGGGCGCACGCCGCGCCGGTCGGCGCCGGGCACGGCGACGCGTCCTGGGCCGCCTGGGCGATGGGCGGGCTCTGGCTCGCGCAGCACCTCGTCGAGCACCACCGCTTCGCCGCCGACACGGACGGCGACGCCTTCCTGCGCGACGTCGCGTGGCCCGTGCTCGAAGGTGCGGCGCGGTTCGCCCTGGGCTGGGTCCGCACCGAGACGGACGCCGACTCCGGGCGCGTCGTCCGGGCGTGGACGAGCCCCTCGACCTCTCCGGAGAACCGCTTCACGGCGGACGACGGTGCACCGGCCGCGGTGACGACGTCGGTCACGATGGACGTCGCGCTCGTACGGTGGCTCGCCGAGGCGTGCCGCGAGGCGGCCGAGGTGCTCGGCCGTCGCGACGCCTGGGTGGACCGTCTCGTCGAGGTGGCCGCAGCCCTGCCGCACCCGCGTGCCGGTGCGCGCGGCGAGCTGCTCGAGTGGGACCGTGAGCGCCCCGAGGCCGAGCCCGAGCACCGGCACCTGTCGCACCTGGTGGGGCTGTTCCCGCTCGGCACGCTCGACTCCGCGACGACGCCCGATCTCGCCGCCGCCGCGGAGAGGACGCTCGAGCTGCGCGGCCCGGAGTCGACCGGCTGGTCGCTCGCGTGGCGCGTCGCGCTGTGGGCGCGCCTCGGCCGGGCGGGCAGGGCGCACGAGCAGGTGCTGCTGGCGCTGCGACCGGCCGCCGACGGCCGCCACGGCGGCGAGCACCGCGGAGGTCTCTACCCCAACCTGTTCAGCGCGCACCCGCCGTTCCAGGTGGACGGCAACTGCGGCCTGACGGCCGGGATCGCCGAGATGCTGCTCCAGTCGCACCGGTCGGTCGACGGCACGCCGGCCCTCGACGTCCTTCCCGCGCTGCCGGACGCGTGGCCCGACGGCCGGGTCACGGGCCTGCGCGCTCGCGGCGGGCTCCGCGTCGATCTCGTGTGGCGCGCCGGTCGCGCCGAGCGCGTCCGCGTCCACGGCCCGCGGGAGCGGGATGCCGCCGTCGTGGTCCGCGTCCCGGGCGGCCCGCCCGCGGGGACAGCCCTGCGCGTGCCGCGCGGCGCTACGGTGACCTTCGAACCCACAACCGGGGACGCGCGTGTCGCCGGACCCGTCGCGAGGAGCTGA
- a CDS encoding LacI family DNA-binding transcriptional regulator: MATIEDVARAAGVSASTVSYVLSGKRSISAPTRRRVEHAIAELGYRPHAGARALASSRTNVIGLVAPLRSGVDVAVIMQFVTGVVTRAREFDHDVLLLTQDDTGGLERVAAGSMVDAIVVMDVEADDPRIPTLRALRQPTVLIGLPREPAGLSCVDLDFEAVGRLGATHLARTGHTDVALVGSPPEVMARHTSYADRVVRGFREACAEHGLRGEIEPCEPTPAGARHAVDAVLDRAPGTTGLLVHNERALPHVLAHLAERGRAVPDDVSLVAVCPTDVALAQSQPLTSIDIPAEVIGGVAVEMVLSRLRGEQPAETRLLAPVLTERDSTAVHEAHVSP; encoded by the coding sequence ATGGCCACGATCGAGGACGTCGCACGCGCGGCGGGCGTCTCCGCGTCGACCGTGTCGTACGTCCTGTCGGGGAAGCGGTCGATCTCCGCTCCCACGCGCCGGCGCGTCGAGCACGCGATCGCCGAGCTGGGGTACCGTCCGCACGCCGGGGCCCGCGCGCTCGCATCGAGCCGGACCAACGTCATCGGCCTCGTCGCACCGCTGCGCTCCGGCGTGGACGTCGCGGTCATCATGCAGTTCGTGACGGGGGTCGTGACGCGGGCGCGCGAGTTCGACCACGACGTGCTGCTCCTCACCCAGGACGACACCGGGGGCCTCGAGCGCGTCGCCGCCGGCTCGATGGTCGACGCGATCGTCGTCATGGACGTCGAGGCCGACGACCCGCGCATCCCGACGCTCCGCGCGCTCCGTCAGCCGACCGTGCTCATCGGCCTGCCCCGCGAGCCCGCGGGCCTGAGCTGCGTCGACCTCGACTTCGAGGCCGTCGGCCGCCTCGGCGCCACGCACCTCGCGCGGACCGGCCACACCGACGTCGCGCTCGTCGGGTCGCCGCCGGAGGTGATGGCCCGGCACACCTCCTACGCCGACCGGGTGGTCCGGGGCTTCCGCGAGGCGTGCGCGGAGCACGGGCTGCGCGGCGAGATCGAGCCGTGCGAGCCGACGCCGGCCGGCGCACGGCACGCGGTCGACGCGGTGCTGGACCGGGCGCCGGGCACGACAGGACTGCTCGTGCACAACGAGCGCGCACTCCCCCACGTCCTCGCGCACCTGGCCGAGCGGGGCCGGGCGGTACCCGACGACGTCTCGCTCGTCGCGGTGTGCCCCACGGACGTCGCTCTCGCCCAGTCGCAGCCGCTCACGAGTATCGACATCCCGGCGGAGGTCATCGGCGGCGTCGCGGTCGAGATGGTCCTCTCCCGCCTGCGGGGCGAGCAGCCCGCCGAGACGCGGCTGCTCGCCCCGGTGCTGACGGAGCGGGACAGCACCGCCGTGCACGAGGCCCACGTCAGCCCTTGA
- a CDS encoding carbohydrate ABC transporter permease: MTSGSPGGVLAPSGTTTRRPSLRRRSKHRPTWDESPGPIGFTAKAVVLTFIVLAVAFPLYTIVLTSLSTQADITRSGGLVTVPGELTLAAYQQILGGGIVTRAALVSVGVTTVGTLLSTTVSLLAAYGLSRPGSFGHRPLLFVLLITMFFGAGMIPTYLLVSALGLIDSYWALILPTAVSAFNVLILRSFFMGIDPAITDAARIDGAGDWRILFRIVAPMSKAAIAVVALFYGVGYWNAFFNAMLYINDNAKWPLQLVLRSYVLQGVTLPGSGVGQVDVATGAVTGLPVKMAVMVLAVVPILLVYPFVQRHFTKGVIFGAIKG; this comes from the coding sequence ATGACCTCAGGATCCCCGGGCGGCGTCCTCGCGCCGTCGGGCACGACGACGCGGCGGCCCTCCCTGCGGCGCCGGTCCAAGCACCGGCCGACGTGGGACGAGAGTCCCGGACCGATCGGCTTCACCGCGAAGGCGGTGGTGCTGACGTTCATCGTCCTCGCCGTCGCCTTCCCGCTCTACACCATCGTGCTGACCAGCCTGTCGACCCAGGCGGACATCACACGGTCGGGCGGGCTCGTCACCGTCCCGGGCGAGCTCACGCTCGCCGCGTACCAGCAGATCCTCGGCGGCGGCATCGTTACGCGGGCCGCGCTCGTGTCGGTCGGCGTCACGACCGTCGGCACGCTGCTGTCGACCACGGTGTCGCTGCTCGCGGCGTACGGCCTGAGCCGGCCCGGCTCGTTCGGGCACCGCCCGCTGCTGTTCGTCCTGCTCATCACGATGTTCTTCGGGGCAGGGATGATCCCCACCTACCTGCTCGTGTCGGCGCTCGGCCTCATCGACTCGTACTGGGCGCTCATCCTCCCCACGGCGGTGTCGGCGTTCAACGTGCTCATCCTGCGGTCGTTCTTCATGGGGATCGACCCGGCGATCACCGACGCCGCGCGCATCGACGGCGCGGGGGACTGGCGGATCCTCTTCCGGATCGTCGCCCCGATGTCGAAGGCCGCGATCGCCGTCGTCGCCCTGTTCTACGGCGTCGGGTACTGGAACGCGTTCTTCAACGCGATGCTCTACATCAACGACAACGCCAAGTGGCCGCTGCAGCTCGTCCTGCGCTCGTACGTGCTGCAGGGCGTCACCCTGCCCGGCTCGGGCGTCGGCCAGGTTGACGTCGCGACCGGAGCCGTGACCGGTCTGCCCGTGAAGATGGCGGTCATGGTGCTGGCGGTCGTGCCGATCCTCCTCGTCTACCCGTTCGTCCAGCGCCACTTCACCAAGGGCGTCATCTTCGGGGCGATCAAGGGCTGA
- a CDS encoding sugar ABC transporter permease produces the protein MTPSTTQRVRERGVPASAAPSEAPAAAEGAGPGAAVPTRRVSWRVRFKRDRSLILMTLPAVLLLAVFAYVPMLGNVVAWQDYSPYVGIANSPFVGWWNFERLFANPTFWHAVGNTLLITGFQLVFFFPVPIAMALLLNSVMTPRIRTAIQSVVYLPHFFSWVIVVTIFQQMFGGAGFVAQRLSEHGYSGFDLMTNPDTFLLLITAQSVWKDAGWGMIIFLAALSTVDPALYEASVMDGASKWRRTWHITLPALRPTIILLLILRLGDALTVGFEQLILQRGAVGAQAAEVIDTYVYYQGVINGDWSFAAAAGLLKGVVSLLLVLGANKLAHMFGEAGVYKRA, from the coding sequence GTGACGCCGAGCACGACGCAGCGCGTCCGCGAGCGCGGGGTCCCGGCGTCGGCCGCGCCCTCGGAGGCCCCCGCGGCCGCCGAGGGCGCGGGCCCGGGCGCCGCCGTCCCGACGCGCAGGGTGTCCTGGAGGGTCCGGTTCAAGCGCGACCGGTCGCTCATCCTCATGACGCTGCCGGCGGTCCTGCTGCTCGCCGTCTTCGCGTACGTGCCGATGCTCGGCAACGTCGTGGCGTGGCAGGACTACTCGCCGTACGTGGGGATCGCGAACAGCCCGTTCGTCGGCTGGTGGAACTTCGAACGGCTGTTCGCCAACCCCACGTTCTGGCACGCGGTCGGGAACACGCTGCTCATCACCGGGTTCCAGCTCGTGTTCTTCTTCCCGGTGCCGATCGCGATGGCGCTGCTGCTCAACAGCGTCATGACCCCGCGCATCCGGACGGCGATCCAGTCCGTCGTCTACCTGCCCCACTTCTTCTCGTGGGTCATCGTCGTGACGATCTTCCAGCAGATGTTCGGCGGGGCCGGCTTCGTGGCGCAGCGGCTGTCCGAGCACGGGTACTCGGGCTTCGACCTCATGACGAACCCGGACACGTTCCTGCTGCTCATCACCGCCCAGTCGGTCTGGAAGGACGCCGGCTGGGGCATGATCATCTTCCTCGCGGCACTGTCGACGGTGGACCCGGCGCTCTACGAGGCGTCGGTCATGGACGGCGCGAGCAAGTGGCGGCGCACCTGGCACATCACTCTCCCGGCGCTGCGCCCCACGATCATCCTCCTGCTCATCCTGCGCCTCGGCGACGCGCTCACCGTCGGCTTCGAGCAGCTCATCCTGCAGCGGGGCGCCGTCGGCGCGCAGGCGGCCGAGGTGATCGACACGTACGTCTACTACCAGGGCGTCATCAACGGCGACTGGTCCTTCGCGGCGGCCGCCGGGCTGCTCAAGGGCGTGGTCTCGCTGCTGCTCGTCCTCGGTGCCAACAAGCTCGCCCACATGTTCGGCGAGGCGGGGGTGTACAAGCGCGCATGA